From Triticum aestivum cultivar Chinese Spring chromosome 4A, IWGSC CS RefSeq v2.1, whole genome shotgun sequence, a single genomic window includes:
- the LOC123085202 gene encoding receptor-like kinase LIP2 isoform X2 encodes MAGEGVGRCILVGLHMDAVGKELLQWALNQAARSGDRVVAVHIYRKSDLCKTNALTLIRTLDDYLAEYEAICSKKDIVLVGRVTPGSSIQKVLVKEAKLCAAMVVVIGANKKYSFGGSTGLAKYCARKLPATTSVVAIQGGKAIFVREAPRPPLGAEPKPVLRTLLHPSVGMEPKVIIPNPNRRSARSMDFDATGCGQCAAPPQPKKPCDDHDAADAKALVVRVPAPEQKLGWPLLRRAPPAAQATTRDHETTRKQSVVHWVMSLPRRSSPSASPEPAQEGLAAELRRALAGAPSRCRWFRYEELYDATNHFSPGNLVGKGAHSRVYRGGLASGQRVAIKLCRASAEASKDFLREVDIITKLQHGRIVPLVGVCVEGPNLISVYRYLPRGSLEDNLHGKKRSKPALPWEKRYRAAVGVAEALSYVHSGCSRPVIHRDVKSSNILLTDDFEPQLSDFGLAIWAPSSPSSLTHSDVVGTFGYLAPEYFMYGKVTDKVDVYAFGVVLLELLTGRRPITGDGSPKGHHQSLVMWATPILNGGDISDLLDPSLDVKHDEVEVRRMGVAASLCLGRSARLRPPISQILSILRGEEDATSLAASEPDCVVDDETYPAANVRSHLGLALLDVEDAESISSTEHTNLSPLEEYLRERCSRSSSFD; translated from the exons atggcggggGAGGGCGTCGGGCGGTGCATACTGGTGGGGCTGCACATGGACGCCGTCGGCAAGGAGCTTCTGCAGTGGGCGCTCAACCAGGCGGCCAGGAGCGGCGACCGCGTCGTCGCCGTCCACATTTACCGCAAATCCG ACCTGTGCAAGACGAACGCGCTGACGCTGATCAGGACGCTGGACGACTACCTGGCGGAGTACGAGGCCATCTGCAGCAAGAAAGAC ATCGTCCTCGTGGGGCGGGTCACGCCGGGGAGCTCGatccagaaggtgctggtgaaggagGCCAAGCTCTGCGCGGCCATGGTGGTGGTGATCGGCGCCAACAAGAAGTACTCCTTCGG TGGCTCGACCGGCCTCGCCAAGTACTGCGCCAGGAAGCTCCCGGCGACGACCAGCGTCGTCGCCATCCAGGGCGGCAAGGCCATCTTCGTCAGGGAGGCCCCCCGGCCGCCACTTG GAGCAGAGCCCAAGCCGGTGCTCCGCACGCTGCTGCACCCCAGCGTCGGCATGGAGCCCAAGGTGATCATCCCCAACCCCAACCGCCGGAGCGCGCGGTCCATGGACTTCGACGCCACGGGCTGCGGCCAGTGCGCCGCGCCGCCGCAGCCCAAGAAGCCCTGCGACGACCACGACGCCGCCGACGCCAAGGCCCTCGTCGTGCGCGTGCCGGCGCCAGAGCAGAAGCTCGGCTGGCCTTTGCTCCGGCGCGCGCCTCCCGCAGCGCAGGCCACGACGAGAGACCACGAGACGACGCGCAAGCAGTCGGTGGTGCACTGGGTGATGAGCCTGCCGCGGCGCTCCTCGCCGTCGGCGTCCCCGGAACCGGCGCAGGAGGGGCTGGCGGCCGAGCTGAGGCGGGCGCTCGCCGGCGCGCCGTCCCGGTGCCGGTGGTTCCGGTACGAGGAGCTGTACGACGCCACGAACCACTTCTCCCCCGGCAACCTGGTGGGCAAGGGCGCGCACAGCCGGGTGTACCGGGGCGGGCTGGCGAGCGGGCAGCGGGTGGCGATCAAGCTGTGCCGGGCGTCGGCGGAGGCGTCCAAGGACTTCCTCCGGGAGGTGGACATCATCACCAAGCTGCAGCACGGCCGCATCGTGCCGCTCGTCGGCGTCTGCGTGGAAGGCCCCAACCTCATCTCCGTCTACCGCTACCTCCCCCGCGGCAGCCTCGAGGACAACCTGCACG GGAAGAAGAGGTCGAAGCCGGCGCTGCCGTGGGAGAAGAGGTACCGGGCGGCGGTCGGGGTGGCCGAGGCCCTGAGCTACGTGCACTCCGGCTGCTCGCGGCCGGTGATCCACCGCGACGTCAAGTCCTCCAACATCCTCCTCACGGACGACTTCGAGCCCCAG TTGTCCGATTTCGGGCTCGCGATCTGGGCGCCGTCCAGCCCGTCGTCCCTCACGCACAGCGACGTCGTCGGCACCTTCGG GTACCTAGCGCCGGAGTACTTCATGTACGGGAAGGTGACGGACAAGGTGGACGTGTACGCGTTCGGGGTGGTGCTGCTGGAGCTCCTCACCGGGCGGAGGCCCATCACCGGCGACGGCTCACCGAAGGGCCACCACCAAAGTCTCGTCATGTGG GCGACTCCGATCCTCAACGGCGGCGACATCTCCGACCTGCTGGACCCGAGCCTGGACGTGAAGCACGACGAGGTGGAGGTGCGGCGAATGGGCGTCGCGGCGTCGCTCTGCCTCGGGAGGTCGGCGCGCCTTAGGCCCCCGATATCGCAG ATTCTGAGCATACTACGAGGAGAAGAGGACGCGACGAGCTTGGCGGCGTCGGAGCCGGACTGCGTGGTGGACGACGAGACCTACCCGGCGGCCAACGTGAGGTCGCACCTAGGGCTGGCGCTGCTGGACGTGGAGGACGCCGAGTCCATCTCCAGCACCGAGCACACCAACCTCAGCCCGCTCGAGGAGTACCTCAGAGAACGCTGCAGCCGATCATCCAGCTTCGATTGA
- the LOC123085202 gene encoding collagen alpha-1(III) chain isoform X3, which translates to MAGEGVGRCILVGLHMDAVGKELLQWALNQAARSGDRVVAVHIYRKSGDLCKTNALTLIRTLDDYLAEYEAICSKKDVHRPRGAGHAGELDPEGAGEGGQALRGHGGGDRRQQEVLLRWLDRPRQVLRQEAPGDDQRRRHPGRQGHLRQGGPPAATWSRAQAGAPHAAAPQRRHGAQGDHPQPQPPERAVHGLRRHGLRPVRRAAAAQEALRRPRRRRRQGPRRARAGARAEARLAFAPARASRSAGHDERPRDDAQAVGGALGDEPAAALLAVGVPGTGAGGAGGRAEAGARRRAVPVPVVPVRGAVRRHEPLLPRQPGGQGRAQPGVPGRAGERAAGGDQAVPGVGGGVQGLPPGGGHHHQAAARPHRAARRRLRGRPQPHLRLPLPPPRQPRGQPAREEEVEAGAAVGEEVPGGGRGGRGPELRALRLLAAGDPPRRQVLQHPPHGRLRAPVVRFRARDLGAVQPVVPHAQRRRRHLRVPSAGVLHVREGDGQGGRVRVRGGAAGAPHRAEAHHRRRLTEGPPPKSRHVGDSDPQRRRHLRPAGPEPGREARRGGGAANGRRGVALPREVGAP; encoded by the exons atggcggggGAGGGCGTCGGGCGGTGCATACTGGTGGGGCTGCACATGGACGCCGTCGGCAAGGAGCTTCTGCAGTGGGCGCTCAACCAGGCGGCCAGGAGCGGCGACCGCGTCGTCGCCGTCCACATTTACCGCAAATCCG GAGACCTGTGCAAGACGAACGCGCTGACGCTGATCAGGACGCTGGACGACTACCTGGCGGAGTACGAGGCCATCTGCAGCAAGAAAGACGTGC ATCGTCCTCGTGGGGCGGGTCACGCCGGGGAGCTCGatccagaaggtgctggtgaaggagGCCAAGCTCTGCGCGGCCATGGTGGTGGTGATCGGCGCCAACAAGAAGTACTCCTTCGG TGGCTCGACCGGCCTCGCCAAGTACTGCGCCAGGAAGCTCCCGGCGACGACCAGCGTCGTCGCCATCCAGGGCGGCAAGGCCATCTTCGTCAGGGAGGCCCCCCGGCCGCCACTTG GAGCAGAGCCCAAGCCGGTGCTCCGCACGCTGCTGCACCCCAGCGTCGGCATGGAGCCCAAGGTGATCATCCCCAACCCCAACCGCCGGAGCGCGCGGTCCATGGACTTCGACGCCACGGGCTGCGGCCAGTGCGCCGCGCCGCCGCAGCCCAAGAAGCCCTGCGACGACCACGACGCCGCCGACGCCAAGGCCCTCGTCGTGCGCGTGCCGGCGCCAGAGCAGAAGCTCGGCTGGCCTTTGCTCCGGCGCGCGCCTCCCGCAGCGCAGGCCACGACGAGAGACCACGAGACGACGCGCAAGCAGTCGGTGGTGCACTGGGTGATGAGCCTGCCGCGGCGCTCCTCGCCGTCGGCGTCCCCGGAACCGGCGCAGGAGGGGCTGGCGGCCGAGCTGAGGCGGGCGCTCGCCGGCGCGCCGTCCCGGTGCCGGTGGTTCCGGTACGAGGAGCTGTACGACGCCACGAACCACTTCTCCCCCGGCAACCTGGTGGGCAAGGGCGCGCACAGCCGGGTGTACCGGGGCGGGCTGGCGAGCGGGCAGCGGGTGGCGATCAAGCTGTGCCGGGCGTCGGCGGAGGCGTCCAAGGACTTCCTCCGGGAGGTGGACATCATCACCAAGCTGCAGCACGGCCGCATCGTGCCGCTCGTCGGCGTCTGCGTGGAAGGCCCCAACCTCATCTCCGTCTACCGCTACCTCCCCCGCGGCAGCCTCGAGGACAACCTGCACG GGAAGAAGAGGTCGAAGCCGGCGCTGCCGTGGGAGAAGAGGTACCGGGCGGCGGTCGGGGTGGCCGAGGCCCTGAGCTACGTGCACTCCGGCTGCTCGCGGCCGGTGATCCACCGCGACGTCAAGTCCTCCAACATCCTCCTCACGGACGACTTCGAGCCCCAG TTGTCCGATTTCGGGCTCGCGATCTGGGCGCCGTCCAGCCCGTCGTCCCTCACGCACAGCGACGTCGTCGGCACCTTCGG GTACCTAGCGCCGGAGTACTTCATGTACGGGAAGGTGACGGACAAGGTGGACGTGTACGCGTTCGGGGTGGTGCTGCTGGAGCTCCTCACCGGGCGGAGGCCCATCACCGGCGACGGCTCACCGAAGGGCCACCACCAAAGTCTCGTCATGTGG GCGACTCCGATCCTCAACGGCGGCGACATCTCCGACCTGCTGGACCCGAGCCTGGACGTGAAGCACGACGAGGTGGAGGTGCGGCGAATGGGCGTCGCGGCGTCGCTCTGCCTCGGGAGGTCGGCGCGCCTTAG
- the LOC123085202 gene encoding receptor-like kinase LIP2 isoform X1, which yields MAGEGVGRCILVGLHMDAVGKELLQWALNQAARSGDRVVAVHIYRKSGDLCKTNALTLIRTLDDYLAEYEAICSKKDIVLVGRVTPGSSIQKVLVKEAKLCAAMVVVIGANKKYSFGGSTGLAKYCARKLPATTSVVAIQGGKAIFVREAPRPPLGAEPKPVLRTLLHPSVGMEPKVIIPNPNRRSARSMDFDATGCGQCAAPPQPKKPCDDHDAADAKALVVRVPAPEQKLGWPLLRRAPPAAQATTRDHETTRKQSVVHWVMSLPRRSSPSASPEPAQEGLAAELRRALAGAPSRCRWFRYEELYDATNHFSPGNLVGKGAHSRVYRGGLASGQRVAIKLCRASAEASKDFLREVDIITKLQHGRIVPLVGVCVEGPNLISVYRYLPRGSLEDNLHGKKRSKPALPWEKRYRAAVGVAEALSYVHSGCSRPVIHRDVKSSNILLTDDFEPQLSDFGLAIWAPSSPSSLTHSDVVGTFGYLAPEYFMYGKVTDKVDVYAFGVVLLELLTGRRPITGDGSPKGHHQSLVMWATPILNGGDISDLLDPSLDVKHDEVEVRRMGVAASLCLGRSARLRPPISQILSILRGEEDATSLAASEPDCVVDDETYPAANVRSHLGLALLDVEDAESISSTEHTNLSPLEEYLRERCSRSSSFD from the exons atggcggggGAGGGCGTCGGGCGGTGCATACTGGTGGGGCTGCACATGGACGCCGTCGGCAAGGAGCTTCTGCAGTGGGCGCTCAACCAGGCGGCCAGGAGCGGCGACCGCGTCGTCGCCGTCCACATTTACCGCAAATCCG GAGACCTGTGCAAGACGAACGCGCTGACGCTGATCAGGACGCTGGACGACTACCTGGCGGAGTACGAGGCCATCTGCAGCAAGAAAGAC ATCGTCCTCGTGGGGCGGGTCACGCCGGGGAGCTCGatccagaaggtgctggtgaaggagGCCAAGCTCTGCGCGGCCATGGTGGTGGTGATCGGCGCCAACAAGAAGTACTCCTTCGG TGGCTCGACCGGCCTCGCCAAGTACTGCGCCAGGAAGCTCCCGGCGACGACCAGCGTCGTCGCCATCCAGGGCGGCAAGGCCATCTTCGTCAGGGAGGCCCCCCGGCCGCCACTTG GAGCAGAGCCCAAGCCGGTGCTCCGCACGCTGCTGCACCCCAGCGTCGGCATGGAGCCCAAGGTGATCATCCCCAACCCCAACCGCCGGAGCGCGCGGTCCATGGACTTCGACGCCACGGGCTGCGGCCAGTGCGCCGCGCCGCCGCAGCCCAAGAAGCCCTGCGACGACCACGACGCCGCCGACGCCAAGGCCCTCGTCGTGCGCGTGCCGGCGCCAGAGCAGAAGCTCGGCTGGCCTTTGCTCCGGCGCGCGCCTCCCGCAGCGCAGGCCACGACGAGAGACCACGAGACGACGCGCAAGCAGTCGGTGGTGCACTGGGTGATGAGCCTGCCGCGGCGCTCCTCGCCGTCGGCGTCCCCGGAACCGGCGCAGGAGGGGCTGGCGGCCGAGCTGAGGCGGGCGCTCGCCGGCGCGCCGTCCCGGTGCCGGTGGTTCCGGTACGAGGAGCTGTACGACGCCACGAACCACTTCTCCCCCGGCAACCTGGTGGGCAAGGGCGCGCACAGCCGGGTGTACCGGGGCGGGCTGGCGAGCGGGCAGCGGGTGGCGATCAAGCTGTGCCGGGCGTCGGCGGAGGCGTCCAAGGACTTCCTCCGGGAGGTGGACATCATCACCAAGCTGCAGCACGGCCGCATCGTGCCGCTCGTCGGCGTCTGCGTGGAAGGCCCCAACCTCATCTCCGTCTACCGCTACCTCCCCCGCGGCAGCCTCGAGGACAACCTGCACG GGAAGAAGAGGTCGAAGCCGGCGCTGCCGTGGGAGAAGAGGTACCGGGCGGCGGTCGGGGTGGCCGAGGCCCTGAGCTACGTGCACTCCGGCTGCTCGCGGCCGGTGATCCACCGCGACGTCAAGTCCTCCAACATCCTCCTCACGGACGACTTCGAGCCCCAG TTGTCCGATTTCGGGCTCGCGATCTGGGCGCCGTCCAGCCCGTCGTCCCTCACGCACAGCGACGTCGTCGGCACCTTCGG GTACCTAGCGCCGGAGTACTTCATGTACGGGAAGGTGACGGACAAGGTGGACGTGTACGCGTTCGGGGTGGTGCTGCTGGAGCTCCTCACCGGGCGGAGGCCCATCACCGGCGACGGCTCACCGAAGGGCCACCACCAAAGTCTCGTCATGTGG GCGACTCCGATCCTCAACGGCGGCGACATCTCCGACCTGCTGGACCCGAGCCTGGACGTGAAGCACGACGAGGTGGAGGTGCGGCGAATGGGCGTCGCGGCGTCGCTCTGCCTCGGGAGGTCGGCGCGCCTTAGGCCCCCGATATCGCAG ATTCTGAGCATACTACGAGGAGAAGAGGACGCGACGAGCTTGGCGGCGTCGGAGCCGGACTGCGTGGTGGACGACGAGACCTACCCGGCGGCCAACGTGAGGTCGCACCTAGGGCTGGCGCTGCTGGACGTGGAGGACGCCGAGTCCATCTCCAGCACCGAGCACACCAACCTCAGCCCGCTCGAGGAGTACCTCAGAGAACGCTGCAGCCGATCATCCAGCTTCGATTGA
- the LOC123085202 gene encoding pto-interacting protein 1 isoform X5, which translates to MVVVIGANKKYSFGGSTGLAKYCARKLPATTSVVAIQGGKAIFVREAPRPPLGAEPKPVLRTLLHPSVGMEPKVIIPNPNRRSARSMDFDATGCGQCAAPPQPKKPCDDHDAADAKALVVRVPAPEQKLGWPLLRRAPPAAQATTRDHETTRKQSVVHWVMSLPRRSSPSASPEPAQEGLAAELRRALAGAPSRCRWFRYEELYDATNHFSPGNLVGKGAHSRVYRGGLASGQRVAIKLCRASAEASKDFLREVDIITKLQHGRIVPLVGVCVEGPNLISVYRYLPRGSLEDNLHGKKRSKPALPWEKRYRAAVGVAEALSYVHSGCSRPVIHRDVKSSNILLTDDFEPQLSDFGLAIWAPSSPSSLTHSDVVGTFGYLAPEYFMYGKVTDKVDVYAFGVVLLELLTGRRPITGDGSPKGHHQSLVMWATPILNGGDISDLLDPSLDVKHDEVEVRRMGVAASLCLGRSARLRPPISQILSILRGEEDATSLAASEPDCVVDDETYPAANVRSHLGLALLDVEDAESISSTEHTNLSPLEEYLRERCSRSSSFD; encoded by the exons ATGGTGGTGGTGATCGGCGCCAACAAGAAGTACTCCTTCGG TGGCTCGACCGGCCTCGCCAAGTACTGCGCCAGGAAGCTCCCGGCGACGACCAGCGTCGTCGCCATCCAGGGCGGCAAGGCCATCTTCGTCAGGGAGGCCCCCCGGCCGCCACTTG GAGCAGAGCCCAAGCCGGTGCTCCGCACGCTGCTGCACCCCAGCGTCGGCATGGAGCCCAAGGTGATCATCCCCAACCCCAACCGCCGGAGCGCGCGGTCCATGGACTTCGACGCCACGGGCTGCGGCCAGTGCGCCGCGCCGCCGCAGCCCAAGAAGCCCTGCGACGACCACGACGCCGCCGACGCCAAGGCCCTCGTCGTGCGCGTGCCGGCGCCAGAGCAGAAGCTCGGCTGGCCTTTGCTCCGGCGCGCGCCTCCCGCAGCGCAGGCCACGACGAGAGACCACGAGACGACGCGCAAGCAGTCGGTGGTGCACTGGGTGATGAGCCTGCCGCGGCGCTCCTCGCCGTCGGCGTCCCCGGAACCGGCGCAGGAGGGGCTGGCGGCCGAGCTGAGGCGGGCGCTCGCCGGCGCGCCGTCCCGGTGCCGGTGGTTCCGGTACGAGGAGCTGTACGACGCCACGAACCACTTCTCCCCCGGCAACCTGGTGGGCAAGGGCGCGCACAGCCGGGTGTACCGGGGCGGGCTGGCGAGCGGGCAGCGGGTGGCGATCAAGCTGTGCCGGGCGTCGGCGGAGGCGTCCAAGGACTTCCTCCGGGAGGTGGACATCATCACCAAGCTGCAGCACGGCCGCATCGTGCCGCTCGTCGGCGTCTGCGTGGAAGGCCCCAACCTCATCTCCGTCTACCGCTACCTCCCCCGCGGCAGCCTCGAGGACAACCTGCACG GGAAGAAGAGGTCGAAGCCGGCGCTGCCGTGGGAGAAGAGGTACCGGGCGGCGGTCGGGGTGGCCGAGGCCCTGAGCTACGTGCACTCCGGCTGCTCGCGGCCGGTGATCCACCGCGACGTCAAGTCCTCCAACATCCTCCTCACGGACGACTTCGAGCCCCAG TTGTCCGATTTCGGGCTCGCGATCTGGGCGCCGTCCAGCCCGTCGTCCCTCACGCACAGCGACGTCGTCGGCACCTTCGG GTACCTAGCGCCGGAGTACTTCATGTACGGGAAGGTGACGGACAAGGTGGACGTGTACGCGTTCGGGGTGGTGCTGCTGGAGCTCCTCACCGGGCGGAGGCCCATCACCGGCGACGGCTCACCGAAGGGCCACCACCAAAGTCTCGTCATGTGG GCGACTCCGATCCTCAACGGCGGCGACATCTCCGACCTGCTGGACCCGAGCCTGGACGTGAAGCACGACGAGGTGGAGGTGCGGCGAATGGGCGTCGCGGCGTCGCTCTGCCTCGGGAGGTCGGCGCGCCTTAGGCCCCCGATATCGCAG ATTCTGAGCATACTACGAGGAGAAGAGGACGCGACGAGCTTGGCGGCGTCGGAGCCGGACTGCGTGGTGGACGACGAGACCTACCCGGCGGCCAACGTGAGGTCGCACCTAGGGCTGGCGCTGCTGGACGTGGAGGACGCCGAGTCCATCTCCAGCACCGAGCACACCAACCTCAGCCCGCTCGAGGAGTACCTCAGAGAACGCTGCAGCCGATCATCCAGCTTCGATTGA
- the LOC123085202 gene encoding collagen alpha-1(III) chain isoform X4, with translation MAGEGVGRCILVGLHMDAVGKELLQWALNQAARSGDRVVAVHIYRKSDLCKTNALTLIRTLDDYLAEYEAICSKKDVHRPRGAGHAGELDPEGAGEGGQALRGHGGGDRRQQEVLLRWLDRPRQVLRQEAPGDDQRRRHPGRQGHLRQGGPPAATWSRAQAGAPHAAAPQRRHGAQGDHPQPQPPERAVHGLRRHGLRPVRRAAAAQEALRRPRRRRRQGPRRARAGARAEARLAFAPARASRSAGHDERPRDDAQAVGGALGDEPAAALLAVGVPGTGAGGAGGRAEAGARRRAVPVPVVPVRGAVRRHEPLLPRQPGGQGRAQPGVPGRAGERAAGGDQAVPGVGGGVQGLPPGGGHHHQAAARPHRAARRRLRGRPQPHLRLPLPPPRQPRGQPAREEEVEAGAAVGEEVPGGGRGGRGPELRALRLLAAGDPPRRQVLQHPPHGRLRAPVVRFRARDLGAVQPVVPHAQRRRRHLRVPSAGVLHVREGDGQGGRVRVRGGAAGAPHRAEAHHRRRLTEGPPPKSRHVGDSDPQRRRHLRPAGPEPGREARRGGGAANGRRGVALPREVGAP, from the exons atggcggggGAGGGCGTCGGGCGGTGCATACTGGTGGGGCTGCACATGGACGCCGTCGGCAAGGAGCTTCTGCAGTGGGCGCTCAACCAGGCGGCCAGGAGCGGCGACCGCGTCGTCGCCGTCCACATTTACCGCAAATCCG ACCTGTGCAAGACGAACGCGCTGACGCTGATCAGGACGCTGGACGACTACCTGGCGGAGTACGAGGCCATCTGCAGCAAGAAAGACGTGC ATCGTCCTCGTGGGGCGGGTCACGCCGGGGAGCTCGatccagaaggtgctggtgaaggagGCCAAGCTCTGCGCGGCCATGGTGGTGGTGATCGGCGCCAACAAGAAGTACTCCTTCGG TGGCTCGACCGGCCTCGCCAAGTACTGCGCCAGGAAGCTCCCGGCGACGACCAGCGTCGTCGCCATCCAGGGCGGCAAGGCCATCTTCGTCAGGGAGGCCCCCCGGCCGCCACTTG GAGCAGAGCCCAAGCCGGTGCTCCGCACGCTGCTGCACCCCAGCGTCGGCATGGAGCCCAAGGTGATCATCCCCAACCCCAACCGCCGGAGCGCGCGGTCCATGGACTTCGACGCCACGGGCTGCGGCCAGTGCGCCGCGCCGCCGCAGCCCAAGAAGCCCTGCGACGACCACGACGCCGCCGACGCCAAGGCCCTCGTCGTGCGCGTGCCGGCGCCAGAGCAGAAGCTCGGCTGGCCTTTGCTCCGGCGCGCGCCTCCCGCAGCGCAGGCCACGACGAGAGACCACGAGACGACGCGCAAGCAGTCGGTGGTGCACTGGGTGATGAGCCTGCCGCGGCGCTCCTCGCCGTCGGCGTCCCCGGAACCGGCGCAGGAGGGGCTGGCGGCCGAGCTGAGGCGGGCGCTCGCCGGCGCGCCGTCCCGGTGCCGGTGGTTCCGGTACGAGGAGCTGTACGACGCCACGAACCACTTCTCCCCCGGCAACCTGGTGGGCAAGGGCGCGCACAGCCGGGTGTACCGGGGCGGGCTGGCGAGCGGGCAGCGGGTGGCGATCAAGCTGTGCCGGGCGTCGGCGGAGGCGTCCAAGGACTTCCTCCGGGAGGTGGACATCATCACCAAGCTGCAGCACGGCCGCATCGTGCCGCTCGTCGGCGTCTGCGTGGAAGGCCCCAACCTCATCTCCGTCTACCGCTACCTCCCCCGCGGCAGCCTCGAGGACAACCTGCACG GGAAGAAGAGGTCGAAGCCGGCGCTGCCGTGGGAGAAGAGGTACCGGGCGGCGGTCGGGGTGGCCGAGGCCCTGAGCTACGTGCACTCCGGCTGCTCGCGGCCGGTGATCCACCGCGACGTCAAGTCCTCCAACATCCTCCTCACGGACGACTTCGAGCCCCAG TTGTCCGATTTCGGGCTCGCGATCTGGGCGCCGTCCAGCCCGTCGTCCCTCACGCACAGCGACGTCGTCGGCACCTTCGG GTACCTAGCGCCGGAGTACTTCATGTACGGGAAGGTGACGGACAAGGTGGACGTGTACGCGTTCGGGGTGGTGCTGCTGGAGCTCCTCACCGGGCGGAGGCCCATCACCGGCGACGGCTCACCGAAGGGCCACCACCAAAGTCTCGTCATGTGG GCGACTCCGATCCTCAACGGCGGCGACATCTCCGACCTGCTGGACCCGAGCCTGGACGTGAAGCACGACGAGGTGGAGGTGCGGCGAATGGGCGTCGCGGCGTCGCTCTGCCTCGGGAGGTCGGCGCGCCTTAG